A region from the Peromyscus maniculatus bairdii isolate BWxNUB_F1_BW_parent chromosome 5, HU_Pman_BW_mat_3.1, whole genome shotgun sequence genome encodes:
- the Smim32 gene encoding small integral membrane protein 32: MYGDVFNATSGPEVAGSGALAPGATVKAEGALPLELATARGVRDGSATKPDLPTYLLLFFLLLLSVALVVLFIGCQLRHSAFAALPHDRSLRDARAPWRTRPV, translated from the coding sequence ATGTACGGCGACGTGTTCAACGCCACCAGCGGCCCGGAGGTGGCGGGAAGCGGCGCGCTGGCCCCGGGAGCCACGGTTAAGGCAGAGGGTGCTTTGCCTCTGGAGCTGGCCACTGCGCGTGGAGTTCGGGACGGCtcggccaccaagcctgacctgCCCACCTACctgctgctcttcttcctcctgctgctgtcGGTGGCTCTTGTCGTCCTCTTCATCGGCTGCCAGCTGCGCCACTCGGCCTTTGCTGCGCTGCCCCACGACCGCTCGCTGCGCGATGCCCGTGCGCCCTGGAGAACGCGGCCCGTATAG